A genomic segment from Gadus morhua chromosome 4, gadMor3.0, whole genome shotgun sequence encodes:
- the LOC115542882 gene encoding lysosome membrane protein 2 isoform X2, translating into MTRRSCALCLVGIACANMLVIGIGLTLSHVFRNIIHNRLKGEITLTEGSRVFESWKSPPPPVYMQYFFFNITNLAEVEGGAMAVLSQVGPYTYREYRPKANVTVAEDGMKVSAYCPKTFVFLREKSVGDPADDVVNTINIPAWAVMNKAKGFFKASAASIWLRGMGVGLYTTRTVAELLWGYEDPMLVSLATTNPEVEGVFGLMYKKNGSLGGEFVYHTGKQNFMDYGRVHTWSGQSQLTFWNSNQSNSINGTDGSAFHPLLSRDERLYVFTSDLCRSIFMEFEKDVTVKGIPAYRFTPPRAVLASKEENPANEGFCVTPKECLGSGVLNVSPCRKGAPVVASFPHFYLGDPKYANGVTGLNPVKELHQTFLDLNPTTGIPVRASKKAQVNIHIGRVQYFPATKNLNDTIFPVMFINETVEIDDASAERLKRLLLIETVVSNFPLLIVGLGAILLVVFIILLFRSRRQQKEVKKIAFTKPLYAASSTAKDDSPYTAVGQKEKEDPQNGTDMNLSPLTSEQ; encoded by the exons GAGATCACTTTGACGGAGGGCAGCCGGGTGTTCGAGTCATggaagagccccccccctcccgtgtaCATGCAGTATTTCTTCTTCAACATTACCAATCtggcggaggtggagggaggggccaTGGCCGTACTGTCTCAGGTCGGACCCTACACGTACAG AGAGTACAGGCCTAAGGCCAACGTGACCGTGGCGGAAGACGGCATGAAGGTCTCGGCCTACTGCCCCAAGACCTTTGTGTTTCTGCGTGAGAAATCCGTCGGTGACCCAGCTGATGATGTCGTCAACACGATCAACATTCCAGCCTGG GCGGTGATGAACAAGGCGAAGGGTTTCTTCAAGGCGTCCGCTGCCTCCATCTGGCTGAGAGGTATGGGCGTGGGCCTGTACACCACCCGCACCGTGGCCGAGCTGCTCTGGGGCTACGAGGACCCCATGCTGGTCAGCCTCGCCACCACCAAcccggaggtggagggggtgtttGGGCTGATGTACAAG AAAAACGGATCTCTTGGTGGGGAGTTTGTGTACCACACCGGGAAGCAGAACTTCATGGATTATGGTCGAGTTCATACATGGAGCGGTCAaag CCAGCTCACATTCTGGAATTCAAACCAAAGCAACTCCATCAATGGAACAGATGGGAGCGCTTTCCACCCCCTGCTGTCTAGAGACGAGCGCCTCTACGTGTTTACATCGGACCTTTGCCG GTCTATCTTCATGGAGTTCGAGAAGGACGTGACGGTGAAGGGGATCCCCGCGTACCGCTTCACGCCGCCGCGAGCTGTCCTGGCCAGCAAGGAGGAGAACCCGGCCAATGAGGGCTTCTGCGTCACGCCCAAGGAGTGTCTGGGTTCTGGCGTCCTCAACGTCAGCCCCTGCCGAAAGG GCGCTCCGGTGGTCGCTTCCTTCCCACACTTCTACCTTGGGGACCCCAAATATGCCAACGGGGTAACGGGGCTCAACCCAGTGAAGGAGTTACACCAGACCTTCCTGGATCTGAACCCT ACCACTGGGATTCCTGTTCGTGCAAGCAAGAAAGCCCAGGTTAACATCCACATCGGCAGGGTCCAATACTTCCC GGCAACAAAGAATCTAAATGACACAATCTTTCCAGTCATGTTTATCAACGAG ACTGTGGAGATTGACGACGCTTCCGCAGAGAGACTCAAGAGACTGCTTCTCATAGAGACTGTGGTGTCGAACTTCCCTCTCCTTATCGTGGGCCTGGGTGCCATCTTGCTTgtcgtcttcatcatcctcctgtTTCGCAGCCGCCGCCAGCAG AAGGAAGTTAAAAAGATTGCGTTCACCAAGCCTCTCTACGCTGCCTCT TCTACCGCCAAAGACGACTCACCCTACACGGCCGTGGGTcagaaagagaaggaagatCCCCAGAACGGAACAGACATGAACCTGTCGCCTCTGACCTCCGAGCAGTAG
- the LOC115542882 gene encoding lysosome membrane protein 2 isoform X4, with translation MTRRSCALCLVGIACANMLVIGIGLTLSHVFRNIIHNRLKGEITLTEGSRVFESWKSPPPPVYMQYFFFNITNLAEVEGGAMAVLSQVGPYTYREYRPKANVTVAEDGMKVSAYCPKTFVFLREKSVGDPADDVVNTINIPAWAVMNKAKGFFKASAASIWLRGMGVGLYTTRTVAELLWGYEDPMLVSLATTNPEVEGVFGLMYKKNGSLGGEFVYHTGKQNFMDYGRVHTWSGQSQLTFWNSNQSNSINGTDGSAFHPLLSRDERLYVFTSDLCRSIFMEFEKDVTVKGIPAYRFTPPRAVLASKEENPANEGFCVTPKECLGSGVLNVSPCRKGAPVVASFPHFYLGDPKYANGVTGLNPVKELHQTFLDLNPTTGIPVRASKKAQVNIHIGRVQYFPATKNLNDTIFPVMFINETVEIDDASAERLKRLLLIETVVSNFPLLIVGLGAILLVVFIILLFRSRRQQSTAKDDSPYTAVGQKEKEDPQNGTDMNLSPLTSEQ, from the exons GAGATCACTTTGACGGAGGGCAGCCGGGTGTTCGAGTCATggaagagccccccccctcccgtgtaCATGCAGTATTTCTTCTTCAACATTACCAATCtggcggaggtggagggaggggccaTGGCCGTACTGTCTCAGGTCGGACCCTACACGTACAG AGAGTACAGGCCTAAGGCCAACGTGACCGTGGCGGAAGACGGCATGAAGGTCTCGGCCTACTGCCCCAAGACCTTTGTGTTTCTGCGTGAGAAATCCGTCGGTGACCCAGCTGATGATGTCGTCAACACGATCAACATTCCAGCCTGG GCGGTGATGAACAAGGCGAAGGGTTTCTTCAAGGCGTCCGCTGCCTCCATCTGGCTGAGAGGTATGGGCGTGGGCCTGTACACCACCCGCACCGTGGCCGAGCTGCTCTGGGGCTACGAGGACCCCATGCTGGTCAGCCTCGCCACCACCAAcccggaggtggagggggtgtttGGGCTGATGTACAAG AAAAACGGATCTCTTGGTGGGGAGTTTGTGTACCACACCGGGAAGCAGAACTTCATGGATTATGGTCGAGTTCATACATGGAGCGGTCAaag CCAGCTCACATTCTGGAATTCAAACCAAAGCAACTCCATCAATGGAACAGATGGGAGCGCTTTCCACCCCCTGCTGTCTAGAGACGAGCGCCTCTACGTGTTTACATCGGACCTTTGCCG GTCTATCTTCATGGAGTTCGAGAAGGACGTGACGGTGAAGGGGATCCCCGCGTACCGCTTCACGCCGCCGCGAGCTGTCCTGGCCAGCAAGGAGGAGAACCCGGCCAATGAGGGCTTCTGCGTCACGCCCAAGGAGTGTCTGGGTTCTGGCGTCCTCAACGTCAGCCCCTGCCGAAAGG GCGCTCCGGTGGTCGCTTCCTTCCCACACTTCTACCTTGGGGACCCCAAATATGCCAACGGGGTAACGGGGCTCAACCCAGTGAAGGAGTTACACCAGACCTTCCTGGATCTGAACCCT ACCACTGGGATTCCTGTTCGTGCAAGCAAGAAAGCCCAGGTTAACATCCACATCGGCAGGGTCCAATACTTCCC GGCAACAAAGAATCTAAATGACACAATCTTTCCAGTCATGTTTATCAACGAG ACTGTGGAGATTGACGACGCTTCCGCAGAGAGACTCAAGAGACTGCTTCTCATAGAGACTGTGGTGTCGAACTTCCCTCTCCTTATCGTGGGCCTGGGTGCCATCTTGCTTgtcgtcttcatcatcctcctgtTTCGCAGCCGCCGCCAGCAG TCTACCGCCAAAGACGACTCACCCTACACGGCCGTGGGTcagaaagagaaggaagatCCCCAGAACGGAACAGACATGAACCTGTCGCCTCTGACCTCCGAGCAGTAG
- the LOC115542882 gene encoding lysosome membrane protein 2 isoform X1, with protein sequence MTRRSCALCLVGIACANMLVIGIGLTLSHVFRNIIHNRLKGEITLTEGSRVFESWKSPPPPVYMQYFFFNITNLAEVEGGAMAVLSQVGPYTYREYRPKANVTVAEDGMKVSAYCPKTFVFLREKSVGDPADDVVNTINIPAWAVMNKAKGFFKASAASIWLRGMGVGLYTTRTVAELLWGYEDPMLVSLATTNPEVEGVFGLMYKKNGSLGGEFVYHTGKQNFMDYGRVHTWSGQSQLTFWNSNQSNSINGTDGSAFHPLLSRDERLYVFTSDLCRSIFMEFEKDVTVKGIPAYRFTPPRAVLASKEENPANEGFCVTPKECLGSGVLNVSPCRKGAPVVASFPHFYLGDPKYANGVTGLNPVKELHQTFLDLNPTTGIPVRASKKAQVNIHIGRVQYFPATKNLNDTIFPVMFINETVEIDDASAERLKRLLLIETVVSNFPLLIVGLGAILLVVFIILLFRSRRQQKEVKKIAFTKPLYAASFSPQSTAKDDSPYTAVGQKEKEDPQNGTDMNLSPLTSEQ encoded by the exons GAGATCACTTTGACGGAGGGCAGCCGGGTGTTCGAGTCATggaagagccccccccctcccgtgtaCATGCAGTATTTCTTCTTCAACATTACCAATCtggcggaggtggagggaggggccaTGGCCGTACTGTCTCAGGTCGGACCCTACACGTACAG AGAGTACAGGCCTAAGGCCAACGTGACCGTGGCGGAAGACGGCATGAAGGTCTCGGCCTACTGCCCCAAGACCTTTGTGTTTCTGCGTGAGAAATCCGTCGGTGACCCAGCTGATGATGTCGTCAACACGATCAACATTCCAGCCTGG GCGGTGATGAACAAGGCGAAGGGTTTCTTCAAGGCGTCCGCTGCCTCCATCTGGCTGAGAGGTATGGGCGTGGGCCTGTACACCACCCGCACCGTGGCCGAGCTGCTCTGGGGCTACGAGGACCCCATGCTGGTCAGCCTCGCCACCACCAAcccggaggtggagggggtgtttGGGCTGATGTACAAG AAAAACGGATCTCTTGGTGGGGAGTTTGTGTACCACACCGGGAAGCAGAACTTCATGGATTATGGTCGAGTTCATACATGGAGCGGTCAaag CCAGCTCACATTCTGGAATTCAAACCAAAGCAACTCCATCAATGGAACAGATGGGAGCGCTTTCCACCCCCTGCTGTCTAGAGACGAGCGCCTCTACGTGTTTACATCGGACCTTTGCCG GTCTATCTTCATGGAGTTCGAGAAGGACGTGACGGTGAAGGGGATCCCCGCGTACCGCTTCACGCCGCCGCGAGCTGTCCTGGCCAGCAAGGAGGAGAACCCGGCCAATGAGGGCTTCTGCGTCACGCCCAAGGAGTGTCTGGGTTCTGGCGTCCTCAACGTCAGCCCCTGCCGAAAGG GCGCTCCGGTGGTCGCTTCCTTCCCACACTTCTACCTTGGGGACCCCAAATATGCCAACGGGGTAACGGGGCTCAACCCAGTGAAGGAGTTACACCAGACCTTCCTGGATCTGAACCCT ACCACTGGGATTCCTGTTCGTGCAAGCAAGAAAGCCCAGGTTAACATCCACATCGGCAGGGTCCAATACTTCCC GGCAACAAAGAATCTAAATGACACAATCTTTCCAGTCATGTTTATCAACGAG ACTGTGGAGATTGACGACGCTTCCGCAGAGAGACTCAAGAGACTGCTTCTCATAGAGACTGTGGTGTCGAACTTCCCTCTCCTTATCGTGGGCCTGGGTGCCATCTTGCTTgtcgtcttcatcatcctcctgtTTCGCAGCCGCCGCCAGCAG AAGGAAGTTAAAAAGATTGCGTTCACCAAGCCTCTCTACGCTGCCTCT TTTTCTCCGCAGTCTACCGCCAAAGACGACTCACCCTACACGGCCGTGGGTcagaaagagaaggaagatCCCCAGAACGGAACAGACATGAACCTGTCGCCTCTGACCTCCGAGCAGTAG
- the LOC115542882 gene encoding lysosome membrane protein 2 isoform X3, with protein MTRRSCALCLVGIACANMLVIGIGLTLSHVFRNIIHNRLKGEITLTEGSRVFESWKSPPPPVYMQYFFFNITNLAEVEGGAMAVLSQVGPYTYREYRPKANVTVAEDGMKVSAYCPKTFVFLREKSVGDPADDVVNTINIPAWAVMNKAKGFFKASAASIWLRGMGVGLYTTRTVAELLWGYEDPMLVSLATTNPEVEGVFGLMYKKNGSLGGEFVYHTGKQNFMDYGRVHTWSGQSQLTFWNSNQSNSINGTDGSAFHPLLSRDERLYVFTSDLCRSIFMEFEKDVTVKGIPAYRFTPPRAVLASKEENPANEGFCVTPKECLGSGVLNVSPCRKGAPVVASFPHFYLGDPKYANGVTGLNPVKELHQTFLDLNPTTGIPVRASKKAQVNIHIGRVQYFPATKNLNDTIFPVMFINETVEIDDASAERLKRLLLIETVVSNFPLLIVGLGAILLVVFIILLFRSRRQQFSPQSTAKDDSPYTAVGQKEKEDPQNGTDMNLSPLTSEQ; from the exons GAGATCACTTTGACGGAGGGCAGCCGGGTGTTCGAGTCATggaagagccccccccctcccgtgtaCATGCAGTATTTCTTCTTCAACATTACCAATCtggcggaggtggagggaggggccaTGGCCGTACTGTCTCAGGTCGGACCCTACACGTACAG AGAGTACAGGCCTAAGGCCAACGTGACCGTGGCGGAAGACGGCATGAAGGTCTCGGCCTACTGCCCCAAGACCTTTGTGTTTCTGCGTGAGAAATCCGTCGGTGACCCAGCTGATGATGTCGTCAACACGATCAACATTCCAGCCTGG GCGGTGATGAACAAGGCGAAGGGTTTCTTCAAGGCGTCCGCTGCCTCCATCTGGCTGAGAGGTATGGGCGTGGGCCTGTACACCACCCGCACCGTGGCCGAGCTGCTCTGGGGCTACGAGGACCCCATGCTGGTCAGCCTCGCCACCACCAAcccggaggtggagggggtgtttGGGCTGATGTACAAG AAAAACGGATCTCTTGGTGGGGAGTTTGTGTACCACACCGGGAAGCAGAACTTCATGGATTATGGTCGAGTTCATACATGGAGCGGTCAaag CCAGCTCACATTCTGGAATTCAAACCAAAGCAACTCCATCAATGGAACAGATGGGAGCGCTTTCCACCCCCTGCTGTCTAGAGACGAGCGCCTCTACGTGTTTACATCGGACCTTTGCCG GTCTATCTTCATGGAGTTCGAGAAGGACGTGACGGTGAAGGGGATCCCCGCGTACCGCTTCACGCCGCCGCGAGCTGTCCTGGCCAGCAAGGAGGAGAACCCGGCCAATGAGGGCTTCTGCGTCACGCCCAAGGAGTGTCTGGGTTCTGGCGTCCTCAACGTCAGCCCCTGCCGAAAGG GCGCTCCGGTGGTCGCTTCCTTCCCACACTTCTACCTTGGGGACCCCAAATATGCCAACGGGGTAACGGGGCTCAACCCAGTGAAGGAGTTACACCAGACCTTCCTGGATCTGAACCCT ACCACTGGGATTCCTGTTCGTGCAAGCAAGAAAGCCCAGGTTAACATCCACATCGGCAGGGTCCAATACTTCCC GGCAACAAAGAATCTAAATGACACAATCTTTCCAGTCATGTTTATCAACGAG ACTGTGGAGATTGACGACGCTTCCGCAGAGAGACTCAAGAGACTGCTTCTCATAGAGACTGTGGTGTCGAACTTCCCTCTCCTTATCGTGGGCCTGGGTGCCATCTTGCTTgtcgtcttcatcatcctcctgtTTCGCAGCCGCCGCCAGCAG TTTTCTCCGCAGTCTACCGCCAAAGACGACTCACCCTACACGGCCGTGGGTcagaaagagaaggaagatCCCCAGAACGGAACAGACATGAACCTGTCGCCTCTGACCTCCGAGCAGTAG